Below is a window of Nitrospira sp. DNA.
GCAGTCGATCGAGCGTGCGGAGGTTAGCCTCCATCTGATCCGGCAATTCCCCGATATGCGCCTTCTTGAAATCCGAAATCGCCTGTTCCTTGGTCTCAAGTTCCCCCTTGATCCGATTCAGCTCAGCAGACAAAAACTCGGTGGTGGTCTCTATCAGTCCTTCTCGACGCTTCGCGTTGTCCTCCTGCAGCTTGACGACGAGGAAGGCTACGACTGCTTGGGCCATATCGGGGTCTGAGTGCCGATAAGAAATCCCAATGCCGATGCCGTCTCTTGGCCTGGCAACGGTAATGCCCCTGCGAAGGAGCTTCATCAAGGACTCCGCTGTTTCATGTTCGCTGTCCGGATACGGCTTTATATTTTCGATGATGGGCATCAACACGGATTGATTCGTAAGGCTGAGCAGCATCTGTTGTATGGCCACGGCCTCCGGATCTTCGAACCCTCTTCCCTCCGACCCACCCAGACCTTTCACGTAATCCTTTGCTACTTTCGGACTATCGATCGTCACGATGGCAGTGGATTTATATGTTTTAGGAAAGATCATCCAAGCTCCGTAGGACAGAAGCACGGACACGACGACACTGACAAAGATCCACCACTTTCTCTTCAGCAAGATCCCAATCAGCTCTTCTTGAGTAAGCGATTGCATGCGGGCGGCCTTACCGTTCTTCAGTAGAAAGCCTGAGTCAGACTCAGCTGGACCACGTTTCTATCGAAGGCAAAATGCGTTCCCGCGAACACGTTATCAACGTTTTGGTAGTCATACGTCAGCGTGAGAAAGGTCTTCTGAGTGGCTCGATAGAGCAAACCCGCCGATCCCCCCACGGTGGTCCAGGAGAGGCCACCTCCTGAATTCGACCCGTACTCATTGGCGATGCTATAGTTCGCTCTAAGTAGAGCCGCCAAGTCACGGATTGGGGTATTCTGAGTCATGTTGAACGCCACCGTGTGATTGAGCATAGCCGCCCCTTCGAACTGAAACGACGGAGTAATACCGCTATGGTATGCAAGAGCAATCGACGTTGCAGGATTATTCCAGAAGACGGCAAGACTGCCAAATGGTGCAATCTTTGAGGACAAGGGCACCCCATTCAATTGTCCTGATAACAACTGTGCGCCACCAACAACGTTGATGCTGATCGCAGGCGAAAACCTGTGAGTCCAGCCAAGGGTAGGGCCCATGGTGGTAAATGCCCCCAATTCGCCCTGGTCATATTCGTTACCAATGAAGTCTGCTCTCATGGAGTCATAAAGAGAGACCTGCGTTACGAGACCAGCGGTATAGCTCTGAGTCTGTTGGCTAATCAATGCAGGGGCCTGCGGGACGTCCGATGCCCCGTAGTGGATAAAACTGTTCCTATAGCTCCCGCTCAAATTGAGAGTCCTGTTGAGCGGAAGCTCAAATACTGTATTGACGCTATTGGAGGTTGTATTGGTACGATATGCTTGGAACCCTGCCACCAACGGATTTGCCTGTTGCCCTGATTGGCCTCCTGCAAGAAACGCGGGGGGTTGAGGACTGTAAAAAAACGTATCGGACACCGTCCACCTCGCACCCGGCCTCCATTGGCTCAACAGATCGCTCATGTCCAGAACTACACCGGCATTCGCGCCTACATAACTGAGTGCGGTATTGTTCGCGTAATAACTGCCGACTGCTCCCACTGCCGCATTCACCTTCACCAGGTTCTTGTGATCGGTATACAACCCTCTGACTTGTGGCATGACTGTCGTGACAAAATCTTCTGGGGTTAATCCCTGTAGCAGGCTCTTTGGAGCAAAATACACATTGCTATCATACCGCTCGGAAACTCCGACCGATGGAATAACGTGAAACCCCTCTACTACCCGAATCGAACTGGGGTCGGTCGCCCCACCAAATTCTGTTCCTGGAATAGTCGGCATTCCTCCGCCCACCCCACCACCCATTCCTCCGCCCACTCCACCCATCTGCGCGTGGCTTAGCGAATACAACCCCAAACCCATCCCAAGAACGATGCTTGCCATCTGAGCAAGCAACCATCTCCGACTCAACTACGGCACCACGATGACATCGCCGCTCAGTAGAACAAAATTTCCCGGCACGGCGGTGCCCTTTAGAACATCATCATAGCGCACCGGAATTTCGATCTGGCGTCTCTCTTCATGGCCTTCGGAACCAGTACTCACGTTGCGCAACACCTTGATCTTGTTCTTGCTCGCAAAAGGTGCGAAGCCGCCAGCCAGTGCAATGCCCTGCATCACGTTGGCATAGGACTTGAGCGGATACTTCCCAGGCTTTACGACTTCCCCCAACACGTAGATGAAATAGCTGTTGACCTCCTTTACTTGAACCGTAACGATTGGCGACGATACGTATTCCGTAAGCCGCTCCCCGATGCGCTTCGCCAACACATTGGCAGTAAGACCAGCTGCCGGCACATCCCCGATAAGCGGCATGGTGATCGTGCCGTCCGGACGAATCGTCACCTCACCCGATAGGTCTGGGCTCTTCCACACCGTCACTTTCAGCACATCCTCCGGCCCGAGGAAAAACTCTGACGGCTCCGGCAAATGGACTTTGTAATCCACCCTCTTTTCGGTGCATCCCACCACTCCACATACTGCGGTGGCGACGAGAATCCAGTTGAATAAAGTGCGCACCCTATAGCTACTCCAGATGACAGCCGTCGTCGATTCTCTCTAACAGTCTCCCCTCACATCCCTGATCAAAGCTGCCCGGAGCGTCGCGTAGTCAAGTGTGAGCTCGGCAAATTGTCTTTTCAGCCGTCGATGTTCATCTTGTAGGGAACGTAGCCGATCCTTATCGTCCGGTTGCTGTTCGTGCCCAAACTTCGCACGCCACCGGTAGAGGGTGCTTCTAGAAATCCCATACCGCCGTGAGACCTCTCCCACCCCCTGGCCGGCATCCAGTTCCGACATCATGCGTTGTATTTGATCGTCTGTAAAGCGGAGTTTGGACATGACTGCCATTTCCCCTGTCGCCATCCCAGATCTGTGGAATGGGTGAAGGGGAAGAGGGGAGGTTCACTGCAGAGGCACAATCTCGTCGGTTCCTATGTGGATGAGCGCAGCTCGCTGCAGGAGGGAGGCGCGGATCACCAATCCATGGTGACTGGCTCGTCGTACGAGTTGGCCACGGAGACCGACAAGAGGACCTCGTATCACTTCTACCCATGTACCTTCGATCAGGTAATCGCAGGGTTCCATCATACGGTTGATCGACGACACTTGCTGCAGAACGGCGATTTCTTCCGCTGAAATGGGTTCGGGTTTCAAGGCTCCGACAATGCGAACGACACCCGGTGTCTGGAGAACGGCAAGACTAGTGGTTAACGCAAAGTTGGCAAAGCAATATCCGCTGAATAGCGGAAGCGTCGTCCACACTTTGCGATCGGACCATTGACGGTATTCCTTGCCCAATGGAAGCAAGGGTTCGATGCCCACCGCCAACAGCCGGTCCCGCACCTGTTTCTCGTGGCGAGAATAGGTCTGAACGGCATACCATTGGCGATCGGTCTTCGATGCTATTACTTGTTCTACCTCCGGTATCCTTACCTGTGTGTACCGTGCAGCGTACTCTTCTTCACAAACTGTAGTCATAGCTTCGCCCCGTGAGCCCCAGTCTCTTTTCATAAAAATGCGGCTGTTCAGCCGCGAGGAGCAGGAACAATTGGCTCTACTAGTACCAGAGAACATCGGCCTTAGACCATAAGATAAATGTCGAGTTTTCGTGTAGTCGTCACCAGCACTTTTGTCTGAACGATTGACCATCCCGTGTGGTAACTGCAGCAGGTGTTACTTTGTGTTGCTGTAATCGCACCTATTAATAAGCCTTCCTTACAGATGCATCACGTGAGAGTCGTACAAGCGGCAAGAAAATCAGAATAAGATAATCTTTTCAATAAATTAGAAACAAGAGATGAGTTCCAGTTCGCACCCCCTACTAATAGGGGGTTTCATCCTGACCAGTCAATACGCGAGATATCCTTCTGTTCGCGAGCCAGGTGCGAAGGGGGATTATCGAAAAGCGGGCAGTCTAGAACTCGGAATCCTTCCACATGGCCACGAACAACCACACCTCTATACGGGACAATTTCAATAGCATCCATCTTCTATCTTGAACCAGGAGCCAGCATGTCCGACACCGATACGCCCACGCTCACAATCGCAATTCTTAGTAGTCAGTGCCTCGTGTGGTTGGGCTTACAGAAAATTCTCGAAAGCAGCGCCACTATCCCGATGACTGTGCACCCACACCAGAAACTTGATCAGTTCCACACCGAGAACAGACCAGACGTGTTCATCCTGGACCTGGAGACCGAGCGCAACGTCCTCGACATCATCAACCGGATACGGGAGTCCACCCCGACCAGCAAGATCGTGTTGTTGTGCGGCATGGAGGACCAAGAACGCACGCGGGCAGCGTTTGCTTCCGGCGTCGATGGCATTATCCTCAAGGTTCAACCACCTGGAGTCGTGCTCGCTGTGATTGAAGCGCTGTATGCCACCACGAAGCCTCAGCCATCCGTGGAACGGAAGGGCACGATGAAAATGGGTCTCAGGCTCTCCTTCACAAAGCATGTGGAATCCGTCCCACCGCCATCTGCCTGGCCCGAGGTCTTGACCGAGCGAGAACGCGAGATTATCCGATTGGTGGGGCAGGGACTCTCGAACAAAGACATCGCCTACAATTTATCGATTAGTGACAGTACGGTCCGGCACCACATGACCAGCATTTTTGACAAGGTCGGCGTGCCCAATCGACAGAAGCTCCTGATCCACGCGCATCATTGCCAATCCACTCCGGTCTAACCGCCTTTGGGTCTCATCGTCCTGTTTGCCAAACCTGACGGAAGCTCATACCAAGTTGTCCACCCAGAAGAAACTCGTGTGCGCGCAAAAGATGTGGAAGTCGGATGTGCGACCTTGGTAAAATGCGCGGACCTTGACTGATCCCACGAGTAT
It encodes the following:
- a CDS encoding polysaccharide biosynthesis/export family protein codes for the protein MRTLFNWILVATAVCGVVGCTEKRVDYKVHLPEPSEFFLGPEDVLKVTVWKSPDLSGEVTIRPDGTITMPLIGDVPAAGLTANVLAKRIGERLTEYVSSPIVTVQVKEVNSYFIYVLGEVVKPGKYPLKSYANVMQGIALAGGFAPFASKNKIKVLRNVSTGSEGHEERRQIEIPVRYDDVLKGTAVPGNFVLLSGDVIVVP
- a CDS encoding transposase, whose amino-acid sequence is MSKLRFTDDQIQRMMSELDAGQGVGEVSRRYGISRSTLYRWRAKFGHEQQPDDKDRLRSLQDEHRRLKRQFAELTLDYATLRAALIRDVRGDC
- a CDS encoding transcription termination/antitermination NusG family protein produces the protein MTTVCEEEYAARYTQVRIPEVEQVIASKTDRQWYAVQTYSRHEKQVRDRLLAVGIEPLLPLGKEYRQWSDRKVWTTLPLFSGYCFANFALTTSLAVLQTPGVVRIVGALKPEPISAEEIAVLQQVSSINRMMEPCDYLIEGTWVEVIRGPLVGLRGQLVRRASHHGLVIRASLLQRAALIHIGTDEIVPLQ
- a CDS encoding response regulator transcription factor; translation: MSDTDTPTLTIAILSSQCLVWLGLQKILESSATIPMTVHPHQKLDQFHTENRPDVFILDLETERNVLDIINRIRESTPTSKIVLLCGMEDQERTRAAFASGVDGIILKVQPPGVVLAVIEALYATTKPQPSVERKGTMKMGLRLSFTKHVESVPPPSAWPEVLTEREREIIRLVGQGLSNKDIAYNLSISDSTVRHHMTSIFDKVGVPNRQKLLIHAHHCQSTPV